TTGGCAAAAGAGATTGTTCGTTGCGATGCATTAGATAAGGTACATATCGGCCTCGACTACTTTGATGCAAGCATTAACCGTATCGGTGCTTATGTTGTTGGTAGTCGCGCTACACAAAAATGCTTTATGCAGGCGATGCTTGAACCACTAGCTAAACTTCGCGAATATGAAGCTAATGATCAGCTCTTTGAACGTCTTGCTCTTCTTGAAGAATCGAAAGCTTTGCCTTGGAATGCTGTTTGGGATATGTTCTGCTTGAGGAATAATGTTCCTGTAGGAGAAGACTTTATTACTGAGGTTCAGAAGTATGAGAACGAAGTAACTTCAAAAAGAAACTAAGTAAGGTATATACGTATCGCTAATAGAATAAGATATCATGAACACACTTATCGGACTTATCATTATTGCTATAGGAAGCTTTGGACAAAGTAGTTCATATGTACCTATCAAGAAAGTGAAGCAATGGAGCTGGGAAAGCTTTTGGCTAGTGCAAGGCATTTTTGCCTGGTTGGTTTTTCCTCTGTTAGGAGCTCTGCTGGGTATTCCTGTAGGAAGTAGCTTGTTTGAATTATGGGGAGCCGGAGGTGCTTTATCCTCCATTATCTATGGTGTGCTATGGGGCATCGGTGGGCTGACCTTCGGACTAAGTATGCGTTATTTGGGAGTAGCTTTAGGGCAGAGCATTGCTCTTGGTACATGTGCAGGTTTTGGTACTTTGTTTCCTGCTATATTCAGCGGTAAGGATTTGTTTCATGGCGAAGGTTTACTTTTGCTTATTGGAGTGTGTATCACGTTGGCAGGCATTGCCGTTATCGGGTATGCCGGAAGTCTTCGCTCTAAGAACATGACGGAGGAAGAGAAGAAAGCTGCGGTGAAAGATTTTGCTTTAACAAAAGGATTACTTGTTGCTTTGCTAGCTGGTGTAATGAGTGCTTGTTTTGCTTTGGGGCTTGAGGCCGGAATACCAATAAAGGAGGCTGCAATGGCAAACGGTGTTGAAGGATTATATGCAGGGCTTCCTGTCATATTCCTTGTGACATTTGGAGGCTTTATCACTAACGCAGCTTACTGTATACAGCAGAATGTGAAGAATAAAACAGGTAAAGAATATTTTTCTGTTAAGGGAAATGTACTGACAAATAATATTCTGTTTTGTGCACTTGCAGGAGTACTTTGGTACTCACAGTTCTTCGGACTTGAAATGGGTAAGAGTTTTCTTGCAGATAGTCCTATTCTACTTGCTTTCTCATGGAGCATCTTAATGTCTCTCAATGTTACATTCAGTAATTTCTGGGGCATTATCTTGAAAGAGTGGAAAGGAGCAAACAATTCAACCATCTTAGTGCTTGTGTTGGGATTGGTAGTGTTAGTTTCATCTATTATTGTAGTAGCGATGGCACAAGCCTAAATAAAAAATAAAAGTAAATATGTTTCCGGTTATGCAAATAAGTTCTCTTATTTTGCATAACCGGAAGTTAAATAAAGAATGAGAATATGAAATCAATATTAGAGAGTCGTCCGAAGCTTGCTAAGCAGGTAGCCGATGTGGCTGAGGTGGCTGGTTATCTCTGGCAAAAAGGATGGGCTGAACGTAATGGCGGGAATATCACTGTGAATGTGACGGAACTTGCTGATGATGAAATAAAAGCTTTACCGGCTATTAGCGAAAAAGTGCAAATAGGGAATATGCTTCCTCATCTTAAAGGATGTTACTTCTTTTGTAAGGGAACAAATAAACGTATGCGCGATTTGGCTCGTTGGCCAATGGAAAATGGCTCATTTATACGTATTTGCGATAACTGTGCCAGCTATGAAATTATTGCCGATAACCCTGTAAAACCTACATCAGAACTTGCTTCTCATTTATCTATGCACAATTATCTGATTGGCAGTGGCTCTAATTATAAGGCTGTTGTGCATACACATCCTATTGATTTGGTAGCGATGACTCACAATCCTGCTTTTTTGAAAAAAGATGTGTTAACCAAGCTATTGTGGAGTATGATTCCTGAAACAAGAGCTTTCTGCCCTAAAGGTTTGGGAATTATCCCTTACGCTTTGCCTAGTTCTTTTGAACTGGCTGATGCGACAGTGAAACAGCTTGAAGAATATGATGTTGTGATGTGGGAGAAACACGGTGTTTGTTCCGTATCTGAGAATGTTATGGAAGCATTTGATATGATTGATACGCTTTCAAAATCTGCACAAATTTATTTAACAGCTAAGTCTATGGGCTTTGAGCCGGAAGGTCTTTCTGATGTATTGATGGAAGAATTAAAAGTGGCATTTAATTTGCCTAAATAATAGATTTATTTTTATATGCGGTATGTTAGTGTGAATTAATATACCGCCTTTTTCTTTTTTTAATTTATTACCTTAAATCATCATTATGAATTTCACAAGATATTTATTGTTAGCTACATCTGTTCTCTTTCTTACTTTTTTTCTTTATTTTTGTTGAGTTTACTATTTGGGTGTGTATATGGCTAAAAGTTTTAATGATTTAGGAGTCGAGTTTAAGTATCTCATTGTTAACGACAAGGACCATCAGTTTGGACTTTGGATTAATACTGTAGGCTTCCAGTCAATTCAGCCTAATTCTCCTTATCCTTTAAAAGATCATCCTTCCGGTTATTACTTCAATGCACTTAAAGGGCGCATACTCCCCGAATACCAGATAGTCTATATTACTAAAGGACGAGGTTTGTTTGCTTCGGATTCCACTCCTGAGAGACAAGTATGTAAGGGACGTTTGATGATTCTTTTTCCTGGTCAATGGCATACATACCATCCTTTACAGCAGACAGGTTGGAATGAATATTATATTGGTTTTGAGGGATCTATTATTGATAATCTGATAAGAAATTCTTTTATCACAAAGGATAATCAGATTCTTGAAGTTGGTTTGAATGAAGAATTAGTATCACTCTTTGTCCGTGCTATTGAAATAGCTGAAGCAGATAAGATTTCTGCCCAGCAGTATCTTTCGGGAATTGTTCTCCATATTATTGGAATGATTCTTTCTGTGTCTAAGAATAAGATATTTGAGATTGGGGATGTGGATCAGAAAATAGAGCAGGCCAAAATTATCATGAATGAAAATGTTTTGAAGAATGTAGATCCGGAAGAATTGGCTATGAAGTTAAATATTAGTTATTCCTGGTTTAGAAAAGTATTCAAGGACTATACAGGTTATGCTCCTGCTAAATATTTTCAAGAATTGAAACTGCGTAAGGCCAAGCAACTGTTAGTAAGCACTTCGCAATCTGTAAAAGAGATATCTTTTATGCTTGATTATAAATCAACTGAGCATTTCTTTTCACTGTTTAAAAAACGCACAGGGTTTACTCCTCTTGAATATCGTACTTATGCAAGAGGAGAGGAGGCTGAAAATGCGGATGTATCTATTCCTACCGAATCTGTTAATCTTTAGTACTTTGTTTTACTAAAAATCTATTCTGTTCTTGTATTGTCTTGTTGTGACAAATTATTTAGCTTTTCTGTCATTCTTCATACTCTTTATTCTTAATAGTTTCTTGATATTTGTGTAATCTATATCTAATGTTATGAAAAAAATATTTTATGCCCTTATGGGTTTTGCGTTAATTGCATGTAGCACAGGTAAACAATCTTCTATTGACAGAAAAGCACTTGTTGAACGAAATAATCCGCAAGTAACTTCTTTTGATTCTCTTTCATCTTTCTCTGTGGGAAACGGAGAATTTGCTTATACGGTTGATGCAACAGGTTTGCAAACTTTTTCCGAAATATATGCTCACGGAGTTCCGTTAGGTACACAGAGTCAGTGGGGATGGCATTCCTTTTTAAATCCGAAGCATTTTCGTCATGAAGAAACATTGAAGAATTATGATTTTGGACGGGGGCGTATGGAACCTTATTCTGTTCAATTTAATGAAAAGGGGCGTTCACATGATGCAGCCAACTGGTTCCGTGCAAACCCTCATCGATTGCATTTAGGTGTTGTAGGACTCGAACTTTCTGATAGTATAACGCCACAGGAGTTCACAGATATTCACCAGTCACTTGATTTGTGGAAAGGAGTTATTCATAGCTCCTATAAAATTGCAACTGTTACTTATGAAGTGGAAACTACTGTTGATCCTGAAATGGATATGATTGCAGCACGTATTATATCAACCGAACATCCGGGAATCAAGTTACACTTTCCTTATCCTACTGGTGGACATACTGATGACGCTTGTTCTTGGAATGAAAATGACAGGCATTCCACTATTCTTGTATCCCAAGATAAG
This is a stretch of genomic DNA from uncultured Bacteroides sp.. It encodes these proteins:
- the rhaT gene encoding L-rhamnose/proton symporter RhaT; this translates as MNTLIGLIIIAIGSFGQSSSYVPIKKVKQWSWESFWLVQGIFAWLVFPLLGALLGIPVGSSLFELWGAGGALSSIIYGVLWGIGGLTFGLSMRYLGVALGQSIALGTCAGFGTLFPAIFSGKDLFHGEGLLLLIGVCITLAGIAVIGYAGSLRSKNMTEEEKKAAVKDFALTKGLLVALLAGVMSACFALGLEAGIPIKEAAMANGVEGLYAGLPVIFLVTFGGFITNAAYCIQQNVKNKTGKEYFSVKGNVLTNNILFCALAGVLWYSQFFGLEMGKSFLADSPILLAFSWSILMSLNVTFSNFWGIILKEWKGANNSTILVLVLGLVVLVSSIIVVAMAQA
- the rhaD gene encoding rhamnulose-1-phosphate aldolase translates to MKSILESRPKLAKQVADVAEVAGYLWQKGWAERNGGNITVNVTELADDEIKALPAISEKVQIGNMLPHLKGCYFFCKGTNKRMRDLARWPMENGSFIRICDNCASYEIIADNPVKPTSELASHLSMHNYLIGSGSNYKAVVHTHPIDLVAMTHNPAFLKKDVLTKLLWSMIPETRAFCPKGLGIIPYALPSSFELADATVKQLEEYDVVMWEKHGVCSVSENVMEAFDMIDTLSKSAQIYLTAKSMGFEPEGLSDVLMEELKVAFNLPK
- a CDS encoding AraC family transcriptional regulator; its protein translation is MAKSFNDLGVEFKYLIVNDKDHQFGLWINTVGFQSIQPNSPYPLKDHPSGYYFNALKGRILPEYQIVYITKGRGLFASDSTPERQVCKGRLMILFPGQWHTYHPLQQTGWNEYYIGFEGSIIDNLIRNSFITKDNQILEVGLNEELVSLFVRAIEIAEADKISAQQYLSGIVLHIIGMILSVSKNKIFEIGDVDQKIEQAKIIMNENVLKNVDPEELAMKLNISYSWFRKVFKDYTGYAPAKYFQELKLRKAKQLLVSTSQSVKEISFMLDYKSTEHFFSLFKKRTGFTPLEYRTYARGEEAENADVSIPTESVNL